The following coding sequences lie in one Anaerohalosphaeraceae bacterium genomic window:
- the lipB gene encoding lipoyl(octanoyl) transferase LipB — translation MQDGLIIRDLGLTRYADCLAYQEQLCAQRQTGAIADTVLLTEHEPVITLGVRMADNKILAMPDELRRQGIEICRVGRGGAATAHNPGQIVMYPILKLSRLRMGLSDYVHILGQIGLEMLRCFSIQAEWRKQTPGLWTAGRKIGSVGVQVRRWVTLHGIAINICNDLSIFDAIVPCGLEGVQMTSVQKELGTAPSMQDVKACLAELCRHYLTGVEGRTDE, via the coding sequence GTGCAAGATGGACTGATTATCCGGGATTTGGGCCTGACGCGGTATGCGGATTGTCTGGCATATCAGGAGCAGCTTTGCGCTCAGCGGCAGACCGGTGCAATTGCGGATACGGTATTGCTGACCGAGCATGAACCGGTGATTACACTCGGGGTGCGAATGGCGGATAACAAGATTCTGGCAATGCCGGATGAACTGCGTCGGCAGGGGATAGAAATCTGCCGTGTCGGAAGGGGCGGGGCGGCAACCGCCCACAATCCGGGACAGATTGTTATGTATCCGATTCTTAAATTAAGTCGGCTTCGGATGGGCTTGAGTGATTATGTCCATATTCTCGGGCAGATCGGCCTCGAGATGCTCCGGTGCTTCAGCATTCAGGCCGAATGGCGAAAACAAACACCGGGATTATGGACGGCAGGACGGAAAATCGGTTCGGTGGGGGTCCAGGTCCGCAGGTGGGTTACTCTTCACGGAATCGCTATCAATATTTGCAATGATTTATCCATTTTTGATGCGATTGTTCCCTGCGGTTTGGAAGGTGTCCAGATGACTTCTGTACAGAAAGAACTCGGAACGGCCCCTTCGATGCAGGACGTCAAGGCCTGCCTGGCGGAGCTTTGCAGGCATTATTTAACAGGTGTGGAGGGCCGTACCGATGAGTGA
- the lipA gene encoding lipoyl synthase translates to MSESRGRFPAWLRRRVGGGGVFTHTQKTLERLGLETICTNANCPNRGDCWSRGTATVLILGNICTRNCGFCSVGHGKPLPPDPTEPVRVSDLARQLHLKYLVITSVDRDDLADGGAAHFRDVILFCRQENPEIQFELLVPDFRGCQDEALEILSDARPFVFGHNLETVPRLYPTARPGGDYLRSLTLLKKAKDRWPEIPTKSSIMLGLGETEQEVFQVLHDLRTVGCNRLALGQYLKPDKNCLDVVEFIPPEKFDWWADQARRMGFDWVQSSPFTRSSYHAESSFPF, encoded by the coding sequence ATGAGTGAATCGAGGGGGCGTTTTCCGGCCTGGCTGAGGCGGCGTGTCGGCGGGGGGGGCGTGTTCACCCATACACAAAAGACCCTTGAGCGGCTGGGCCTTGAGACAATATGTACCAATGCCAATTGTCCCAATCGGGGTGATTGCTGGAGCCGCGGTACGGCAACCGTCTTAATCTTGGGGAACATTTGTACTCGGAATTGCGGTTTTTGTTCTGTTGGGCACGGAAAACCCTTGCCGCCGGACCCGACTGAACCTGTAAGGGTCTCAGATTTGGCACGCCAGCTTCACTTAAAGTACCTGGTTATTACAAGCGTTGATCGAGATGACCTGGCGGACGGCGGGGCGGCCCATTTTCGCGACGTGATTCTGTTTTGTCGGCAGGAGAATCCGGAGATACAATTTGAGCTGCTCGTGCCGGACTTTCGCGGTTGTCAGGATGAGGCCCTGGAAATTTTATCGGACGCAAGGCCCTTTGTTTTCGGGCACAATCTGGAGACGGTGCCTCGGCTTTATCCGACGGCTCGTCCCGGCGGGGATTACCTGCGTTCGCTGACTCTCCTGAAAAAGGCCAAAGACCGCTGGCCGGAAATCCCCACAAAATCTTCTATCATGCTTGGATTGGGCGAAACCGAACAGGAGGTCTTTCAGGTCTTGCACGATTTGCGCACCGTCGGCTGCAATCGACTGGCATTGGGACAGTATCTCAAGCCCGATAAAAACTGCCTGGATGTGGTCGAATTCATCCCTCCCGAAAAGTTTGACTGGTGGGCCGACCAGGCCCGCCGGATGGGCTTCGACTGGGTTCAGTCGTCTCCTTTTACCCGCAGTTCCTACCACGCGGAATCCTCTTTTCCTTTCTGA